In a genomic window of Equus caballus isolate H_3958 breed thoroughbred chromosome 9, TB-T2T, whole genome shotgun sequence:
- the MYBL1 gene encoding myb-related protein A isoform X2: protein MAKRSRSEDEDDDLQYADHDYEVPQQKGLKKLWNRVKWTRDEDDKLKKLVEQHGTDDWTLIASHLQNRSDFQCQHRWQKVLNPELIKGPWTKEEDQRVIELVQKYGPKRWSLIAKHLKGRIGKQCRERWHNHLNPEVKKSSWTEEEDRIIYEAHKRLGNRWAEIAKLLPGRTDNSIKNHWNSTMRRKVEQEGYLQDGIKSERSSSKLQHKPCATMDHLQTQNQFYIPVQIPGYQYVSPEGNCVEHVQTSSGFIQQPFVDEDPDKEKKIKELELLLMSAENEVRRKRVSSQPGSFSSWSGSFLMDDSMSNTLNSLEEHTSEFYSTDENQTVSAQQNSPTKFLTVEANAVLSSLQTIPEFAETLELIESDPVAWSDVTSFDLSDAAASPVKSTPVKLMRIQHNEGAMECQFNVSLVLEGKKNGCNSADSEAVPVTSPNVAKFSTPPTILRKKRRMRVGQSLGSELSDGSFNDGGNTALKHTPVKTLPFSPSQFFNTCPGNEQINIENPSFTSTPICGQKVLITAPLHKETTPKDQKENVGFRTPTIRRSILGTTPRTPTPFKNALAAQEKKYGPLKIVSQPLAFLEEDIREVLKEETGTDIFLKEEDEPACKSCKQEHTASVKKVRKSLVLDNWEKEEPGTQLLTEDISDMQSENIFTTSLLMIPLLEIHDNRCNLTPEKQDINSTNKTYTLNKKKPNPNTSKVVTLEKNLQSNCEWETVVYGKTEDQLIMTEQARRYLSTYTATSSTSRALIL from the exons AATCGTTCTGATTTTCAGTGCCAGCATCGATGGCAGAAAGTTTTAAATCCAGAATTGATAAAGGGTCCCTGGACTAAAGAAGAAGATCAGAGG gtTATTGAATTAGTTCAGAAATATGGGCCAAAAAGATGGTCTTTAATTgcaaaacatttaaaaggaaGAATAGGCAAGCAGTGTAGAGAAAGATGGCACAATCATCTAAATCCTGAGGTAAAGAAATCTTCCTGGACAGAAGAGGAGGACAGGATCATCTATGAAGCACATAAGCGGTTGGGAAATCGTTGGGCAGAAATTGCCAAACTACTTCCTGGAAG GACTGATAATTCTATCAAAAACCATTGGAATTCTACTATGCGAAGAAAAGTGGAACAGGAGGGCTACTTACAAGATGGAATAAAATCAGAACGATCTTCATCTAAACTTCAACACAAACCTTGTGCGACTATGGACCATTTGCAAACCCAGAATCAGTTTTACATACCTGTTCAG aTCCCGGGCTATCAGTATGTGTCACCTGAAGGCAATTGTGTAGAACATGTTCAGACTTCTTCTGGCTTTATTCag CAACCCTTTGTTGATGAAGATcctgataaggaaaaaaaaataaaggaacttgAGTTGCTTCTTATGTCAGCTGAGAATGAAGTTAGAAGAAAGCGAGTTTCATCG CAGCCTGGAAGCTTTTCTAGCTGGTCTGGTAGTTTCCTCATGGATGATAGCATGTCTAATACTCTAAATAGCCTCGAGGAGCACACTAGTGAGTTTTACAGTACGGATGAAAATCAGACTGTGTCTGCTCAGCAGAATTCACCCACAAAGTTCCTGACTGTAGAGGCAAATGCTGTGCTGTCCTCTCTACAGACCATCCCAGAATTTGCAGAGACTCTAGAGCTTATTGaatct GATCCTGTAGCATGGAGTGATGTTACCAGTTTTGATCTTTCtgatgctgctgcttctcctgtcAAGTCCACCCCAGTTAAACTAATGCGAATTCAACACAACGAAGGAGCCATGGAATGTCAATTTAACGTCAGTCTTGtgcttgaagggaaaaaaaatggttGTAACAGTGCAGACAGTGAAGCCGTTCCTGTAACATCCCCAAATGTGGCCAAGTTTAGCACTCCACCAACCAtcctcagaaagaagagaagaatgcGAGTGGGTCAGTCCCTAGGCAGCGAACTTAGTGATGGCTCATTCAATGATGGCGGTAATACAGCACTAAAACACACACCGGTGAAAACACTACCATTTTCTCCTTCACAG tttttcaacaCATGCCCtggaaatgaacaaattaatataGAAAATCCTTCATTTACATCAACCCCTATTTGTGGGCAGAAAGTTCTCATTACAGCTCCTCTTCATAAAGAAACAACCCCCAAAGATCAAAAGGAAAATGTAGG GTTCAGAACACCTACTATTAGAAGGTCTATACTGGGTACCACACCAAGAACTCCTACgccttttaaaaatgcacttGCTGCTCAGGAGAAAAAATATGGACCTCTTAAAATTGTG TCACAGCCACTTGCCTTCTTGGAAGAAGATATTCGGGAAGTGTTAAAAGAAGAAACTGGAACAGACATATTCCTCAAAGAGGAAGATGAACCTGCTTGCAAAAGCTGTAAACAAGAG CATACTGCTTCTGTGAAGAAAGTCAGAAAATCACTGGTTTTAGATAActgggaaaaagaagaaccagGTACTCAACTATTGACTGAAGACATTTCAGACATGCAG tcagaaaatatatttacaacatCTTTATTAATGATACCATTATTGGAAATACACGACAATAGGTGCAACTTGACTCCtgaaaaacaagatataaatTCAACCAACAAAACATATACacttaataaaaagaaaccaaaccctAACACTTCCAAAGTTGTCACATTGGAAAAGAATCTTCAG TCAAACTGTGAATGGGAAACAGTGGTTTATGGGAAGACAGAAGATCAGCTTATCATGACTGAACAAGCAAGAAGATATTTGAGTACTTATACAGCTACCAGCAGCACGTCAAGAGCTCTCATACTGTAA
- the MYBL1 gene encoding myb-related protein A isoform X4 yields the protein MAKRSRSEDEDDDLQYADHDYEVPQQKGLKKLWNRVKWTRDEDDKLKKLVEQHGTDDWTLIASHLQNRSDFQCQHRWQKVLNPELIKGPWTKEEDQRVIELVQKYGPKRWSLIAKHLKGRIGKQCRERWHNHLNPEVKKSSWTEEEDRIIYEAHKRLGNRWAEIAKLLPGRTDNSIKNHWNSTMRRKVEQEGYLQDGIKSERSSSKLQHKPCATMDHLQTQNQFYIPVQIPGYQYVSPEGNCVEHVQTSSGFIQQPFVDEDPDKEKKIKELELLLMSAENEVRRKRVSSPGSFSSWSGSFLMDDSMSNTLNSLEEHTSEFYSTDENQTVSAQQNSPTKFLTVEANAVLSSLQTIPEFAETLELIESDPVAWSDVTSFDLSDAAASPVKSTPVKLMRIQHNEGAMECQFNVSLVLEGKKNGCNSADSEAVPVTSPNVAKFSTPPTILRKKRRMRVGQSLGSELSDGSFNDGGNTALKHTPVKTLPFSPSQFFNTCPGNEQINIENPSFTSTPICGQKVLITAPLHKETTPKDQKENVGFRTPTIRRSILGTTPRTPTPFKNALAAQEKKYGPLKIVSQPLAFLEEDIREVLKEETGTDIFLKEEDEPACKSCKQEHTASVKKVRKSLVLDNWEKEEPGTQLLTEDISDMQSNCEWETVVYGKTEDQLIMTEQARRYLSTYTATSSTSRALIL from the exons AATCGTTCTGATTTTCAGTGCCAGCATCGATGGCAGAAAGTTTTAAATCCAGAATTGATAAAGGGTCCCTGGACTAAAGAAGAAGATCAGAGG gtTATTGAATTAGTTCAGAAATATGGGCCAAAAAGATGGTCTTTAATTgcaaaacatttaaaaggaaGAATAGGCAAGCAGTGTAGAGAAAGATGGCACAATCATCTAAATCCTGAGGTAAAGAAATCTTCCTGGACAGAAGAGGAGGACAGGATCATCTATGAAGCACATAAGCGGTTGGGAAATCGTTGGGCAGAAATTGCCAAACTACTTCCTGGAAG GACTGATAATTCTATCAAAAACCATTGGAATTCTACTATGCGAAGAAAAGTGGAACAGGAGGGCTACTTACAAGATGGAATAAAATCAGAACGATCTTCATCTAAACTTCAACACAAACCTTGTGCGACTATGGACCATTTGCAAACCCAGAATCAGTTTTACATACCTGTTCAG aTCCCGGGCTATCAGTATGTGTCACCTGAAGGCAATTGTGTAGAACATGTTCAGACTTCTTCTGGCTTTATTCag CAACCCTTTGTTGATGAAGATcctgataaggaaaaaaaaataaaggaacttgAGTTGCTTCTTATGTCAGCTGAGAATGAAGTTAGAAGAAAGCGAGTTTCATCG CCTGGAAGCTTTTCTAGCTGGTCTGGTAGTTTCCTCATGGATGATAGCATGTCTAATACTCTAAATAGCCTCGAGGAGCACACTAGTGAGTTTTACAGTACGGATGAAAATCAGACTGTGTCTGCTCAGCAGAATTCACCCACAAAGTTCCTGACTGTAGAGGCAAATGCTGTGCTGTCCTCTCTACAGACCATCCCAGAATTTGCAGAGACTCTAGAGCTTATTGaatct GATCCTGTAGCATGGAGTGATGTTACCAGTTTTGATCTTTCtgatgctgctgcttctcctgtcAAGTCCACCCCAGTTAAACTAATGCGAATTCAACACAACGAAGGAGCCATGGAATGTCAATTTAACGTCAGTCTTGtgcttgaagggaaaaaaaatggttGTAACAGTGCAGACAGTGAAGCCGTTCCTGTAACATCCCCAAATGTGGCCAAGTTTAGCACTCCACCAACCAtcctcagaaagaagagaagaatgcGAGTGGGTCAGTCCCTAGGCAGCGAACTTAGTGATGGCTCATTCAATGATGGCGGTAATACAGCACTAAAACACACACCGGTGAAAACACTACCATTTTCTCCTTCACAG tttttcaacaCATGCCCtggaaatgaacaaattaatataGAAAATCCTTCATTTACATCAACCCCTATTTGTGGGCAGAAAGTTCTCATTACAGCTCCTCTTCATAAAGAAACAACCCCCAAAGATCAAAAGGAAAATGTAGG GTTCAGAACACCTACTATTAGAAGGTCTATACTGGGTACCACACCAAGAACTCCTACgccttttaaaaatgcacttGCTGCTCAGGAGAAAAAATATGGACCTCTTAAAATTGTG TCACAGCCACTTGCCTTCTTGGAAGAAGATATTCGGGAAGTGTTAAAAGAAGAAACTGGAACAGACATATTCCTCAAAGAGGAAGATGAACCTGCTTGCAAAAGCTGTAAACAAGAG CATACTGCTTCTGTGAAGAAAGTCAGAAAATCACTGGTTTTAGATAActgggaaaaagaagaaccagGTACTCAACTATTGACTGAAGACATTTCAGACATGCAG TCAAACTGTGAATGGGAAACAGTGGTTTATGGGAAGACAGAAGATCAGCTTATCATGACTGAACAAGCAAGAAGATATTTGAGTACTTATACAGCTACCAGCAGCACGTCAAGAGCTCTCATACTGTAA
- the MYBL1 gene encoding myb-related protein A isoform X1, translated as MAKRSRSEDEDDDLQYADHDYEVPQQKGLKKLWNRVKWTRDEDDKLKKLVEQHGTDDWTLIASHLQNRSDFQCQHRWQKVLNPELIKGPWTKEEDQRVIELVQKYGPKRWSLIAKHLKGRIGKQCRERWHNHLNPEVKKSSWTEEEDRIIYEAHKRLGNRWAEIAKLLPGRTDNSIKNHWNSTMRRKVEQEGYLQDGIKSERSSSKLQHKPCATMDHLQTQNQFYIPVQIPGYQYVSPEGNCVEHVQTSSGFIQQPFVDEDPDKEKKIKELELLLMSAENEVRRKRVSSQPGSFSSWSGSFLMDDSMSNTLNSLEEHTSEFYSTDENQTVSAQQNSPTKFLTVEANAVLSSLQTIPEFAETLELIESDPVAWSDVTSFDLSDAAASPVKSTPVKLMRIQHNEGAMECQFNVSLVLEGKKNGCNSADSEAVPVTSPNVAKFSTPPTILRKKRRMRVGQSLGSELSDGSFNDGGNTALKHTPVKTLPFSPSQFFNTCPGNEQINIENPSFTSTPICGQKVLITAPLHKETTPKDQKENVGFRTPTIRRSILGTTPRTPTPFKNALAAQEKKYGPLKIVSQPLAFLEEDIREVLKEETGTDIFLKEEDEPACKSCKQEHTASVKKVRKSLVLDNWEKEEPGTQLLTEDISDMQSENIFTTSLLMIPLLEIHDNRCNLTPEKQDINSTNKTYTLNKKKPNPNTSKVVTLEKNLQSNCEWETVVYGKTEDQLIMTEQARRYLSTYTATSSTSRALILMLL; from the exons AATCGTTCTGATTTTCAGTGCCAGCATCGATGGCAGAAAGTTTTAAATCCAGAATTGATAAAGGGTCCCTGGACTAAAGAAGAAGATCAGAGG gtTATTGAATTAGTTCAGAAATATGGGCCAAAAAGATGGTCTTTAATTgcaaaacatttaaaaggaaGAATAGGCAAGCAGTGTAGAGAAAGATGGCACAATCATCTAAATCCTGAGGTAAAGAAATCTTCCTGGACAGAAGAGGAGGACAGGATCATCTATGAAGCACATAAGCGGTTGGGAAATCGTTGGGCAGAAATTGCCAAACTACTTCCTGGAAG GACTGATAATTCTATCAAAAACCATTGGAATTCTACTATGCGAAGAAAAGTGGAACAGGAGGGCTACTTACAAGATGGAATAAAATCAGAACGATCTTCATCTAAACTTCAACACAAACCTTGTGCGACTATGGACCATTTGCAAACCCAGAATCAGTTTTACATACCTGTTCAG aTCCCGGGCTATCAGTATGTGTCACCTGAAGGCAATTGTGTAGAACATGTTCAGACTTCTTCTGGCTTTATTCag CAACCCTTTGTTGATGAAGATcctgataaggaaaaaaaaataaaggaacttgAGTTGCTTCTTATGTCAGCTGAGAATGAAGTTAGAAGAAAGCGAGTTTCATCG CAGCCTGGAAGCTTTTCTAGCTGGTCTGGTAGTTTCCTCATGGATGATAGCATGTCTAATACTCTAAATAGCCTCGAGGAGCACACTAGTGAGTTTTACAGTACGGATGAAAATCAGACTGTGTCTGCTCAGCAGAATTCACCCACAAAGTTCCTGACTGTAGAGGCAAATGCTGTGCTGTCCTCTCTACAGACCATCCCAGAATTTGCAGAGACTCTAGAGCTTATTGaatct GATCCTGTAGCATGGAGTGATGTTACCAGTTTTGATCTTTCtgatgctgctgcttctcctgtcAAGTCCACCCCAGTTAAACTAATGCGAATTCAACACAACGAAGGAGCCATGGAATGTCAATTTAACGTCAGTCTTGtgcttgaagggaaaaaaaatggttGTAACAGTGCAGACAGTGAAGCCGTTCCTGTAACATCCCCAAATGTGGCCAAGTTTAGCACTCCACCAACCAtcctcagaaagaagagaagaatgcGAGTGGGTCAGTCCCTAGGCAGCGAACTTAGTGATGGCTCATTCAATGATGGCGGTAATACAGCACTAAAACACACACCGGTGAAAACACTACCATTTTCTCCTTCACAG tttttcaacaCATGCCCtggaaatgaacaaattaatataGAAAATCCTTCATTTACATCAACCCCTATTTGTGGGCAGAAAGTTCTCATTACAGCTCCTCTTCATAAAGAAACAACCCCCAAAGATCAAAAGGAAAATGTAGG GTTCAGAACACCTACTATTAGAAGGTCTATACTGGGTACCACACCAAGAACTCCTACgccttttaaaaatgcacttGCTGCTCAGGAGAAAAAATATGGACCTCTTAAAATTGTG TCACAGCCACTTGCCTTCTTGGAAGAAGATATTCGGGAAGTGTTAAAAGAAGAAACTGGAACAGACATATTCCTCAAAGAGGAAGATGAACCTGCTTGCAAAAGCTGTAAACAAGAG CATACTGCTTCTGTGAAGAAAGTCAGAAAATCACTGGTTTTAGATAActgggaaaaagaagaaccagGTACTCAACTATTGACTGAAGACATTTCAGACATGCAG tcagaaaatatatttacaacatCTTTATTAATGATACCATTATTGGAAATACACGACAATAGGTGCAACTTGACTCCtgaaaaacaagatataaatTCAACCAACAAAACATATACacttaataaaaagaaaccaaaccctAACACTTCCAAAGTTGTCACATTGGAAAAGAATCTTCAG TCAAACTGTGAATGGGAAACAGTGGTTTATGGGAAGACAGAAGATCAGCTTATCATGACTGAACAAGCAAGAAGATATTTGAGTACTTATACAGCTACCAGCAGCACGTCAAGAGCTCTCATACT TATGCTGCTATAG
- the MYBL1 gene encoding myb-related protein A isoform X3, with the protein MAKRSRSEDEDDDLQYADHDYEVPQQKGLKKLWNRVKWTRDEDDKLKKLVEQHGTDDWTLIASHLQNRSDFQCQHRWQKVLNPELIKGPWTKEEDQRVIELVQKYGPKRWSLIAKHLKGRIGKQCRERWHNHLNPEVKKSSWTEEEDRIIYEAHKRLGNRWAEIAKLLPGRTDNSIKNHWNSTMRRKVEQEGYLQDGIKSERSSSKLQHKPCATMDHLQTQNQFYIPVQIPGYQYVSPEGNCVEHVQTSSGFIQQPFVDEDPDKEKKIKELELLLMSAENEVRRKRVSSQPGSFSSWSGSFLMDDSMSNTLNSLEEHTSEFYSTDENQTVSAQQNSPTKFLTVEANAVLSSLQTIPEFAETLELIESDPVAWSDVTSFDLSDAAASPVKSTPVKLMRIQHNEGAMECQFNVSLVLEGKKNGCNSADSEAVPVTSPNVAKFSTPPTILRKKRRMRVGQSLGSELSDGSFNDGGNTALKHTPVKTLPFSPSQFFNTCPGNEQINIENPSFTSTPICGQKVLITAPLHKETTPKDQKENVGFRTPTIRRSILGTTPRTPTPFKNALAAQEKKYGPLKIVSQPLAFLEEDIREVLKEETGTDIFLKEEDEPACKSCKQEHTASVKKVRKSLVLDNWEKEEPGTQLLTEDISDMQSNCEWETVVYGKTEDQLIMTEQARRYLSTYTATSSTSRALIL; encoded by the exons AATCGTTCTGATTTTCAGTGCCAGCATCGATGGCAGAAAGTTTTAAATCCAGAATTGATAAAGGGTCCCTGGACTAAAGAAGAAGATCAGAGG gtTATTGAATTAGTTCAGAAATATGGGCCAAAAAGATGGTCTTTAATTgcaaaacatttaaaaggaaGAATAGGCAAGCAGTGTAGAGAAAGATGGCACAATCATCTAAATCCTGAGGTAAAGAAATCTTCCTGGACAGAAGAGGAGGACAGGATCATCTATGAAGCACATAAGCGGTTGGGAAATCGTTGGGCAGAAATTGCCAAACTACTTCCTGGAAG GACTGATAATTCTATCAAAAACCATTGGAATTCTACTATGCGAAGAAAAGTGGAACAGGAGGGCTACTTACAAGATGGAATAAAATCAGAACGATCTTCATCTAAACTTCAACACAAACCTTGTGCGACTATGGACCATTTGCAAACCCAGAATCAGTTTTACATACCTGTTCAG aTCCCGGGCTATCAGTATGTGTCACCTGAAGGCAATTGTGTAGAACATGTTCAGACTTCTTCTGGCTTTATTCag CAACCCTTTGTTGATGAAGATcctgataaggaaaaaaaaataaaggaacttgAGTTGCTTCTTATGTCAGCTGAGAATGAAGTTAGAAGAAAGCGAGTTTCATCG CAGCCTGGAAGCTTTTCTAGCTGGTCTGGTAGTTTCCTCATGGATGATAGCATGTCTAATACTCTAAATAGCCTCGAGGAGCACACTAGTGAGTTTTACAGTACGGATGAAAATCAGACTGTGTCTGCTCAGCAGAATTCACCCACAAAGTTCCTGACTGTAGAGGCAAATGCTGTGCTGTCCTCTCTACAGACCATCCCAGAATTTGCAGAGACTCTAGAGCTTATTGaatct GATCCTGTAGCATGGAGTGATGTTACCAGTTTTGATCTTTCtgatgctgctgcttctcctgtcAAGTCCACCCCAGTTAAACTAATGCGAATTCAACACAACGAAGGAGCCATGGAATGTCAATTTAACGTCAGTCTTGtgcttgaagggaaaaaaaatggttGTAACAGTGCAGACAGTGAAGCCGTTCCTGTAACATCCCCAAATGTGGCCAAGTTTAGCACTCCACCAACCAtcctcagaaagaagagaagaatgcGAGTGGGTCAGTCCCTAGGCAGCGAACTTAGTGATGGCTCATTCAATGATGGCGGTAATACAGCACTAAAACACACACCGGTGAAAACACTACCATTTTCTCCTTCACAG tttttcaacaCATGCCCtggaaatgaacaaattaatataGAAAATCCTTCATTTACATCAACCCCTATTTGTGGGCAGAAAGTTCTCATTACAGCTCCTCTTCATAAAGAAACAACCCCCAAAGATCAAAAGGAAAATGTAGG GTTCAGAACACCTACTATTAGAAGGTCTATACTGGGTACCACACCAAGAACTCCTACgccttttaaaaatgcacttGCTGCTCAGGAGAAAAAATATGGACCTCTTAAAATTGTG TCACAGCCACTTGCCTTCTTGGAAGAAGATATTCGGGAAGTGTTAAAAGAAGAAACTGGAACAGACATATTCCTCAAAGAGGAAGATGAACCTGCTTGCAAAAGCTGTAAACAAGAG CATACTGCTTCTGTGAAGAAAGTCAGAAAATCACTGGTTTTAGATAActgggaaaaagaagaaccagGTACTCAACTATTGACTGAAGACATTTCAGACATGCAG TCAAACTGTGAATGGGAAACAGTGGTTTATGGGAAGACAGAAGATCAGCTTATCATGACTGAACAAGCAAGAAGATATTTGAGTACTTATACAGCTACCAGCAGCACGTCAAGAGCTCTCATACTGTAA